The Chaetodon auriga isolate fChaAug3 chromosome 22, fChaAug3.hap1, whole genome shotgun sequence genome contains a region encoding:
- the LOC143314884 gene encoding dynamin-1-like protein isoform X1: MEALIPVINKLQDVFNTVGADIIQLPQIAVVGTQSSGKSSVLESLVGRDLLPRGTGIVTRRPLILQLVHVDPGDARKNDESGREGEEWGKFLHTKNKIYTDFDEIRQEIENETERISGNNKGISDEPIHLKIFSPHVVNLTLVDLPGITKVPVGDQPKDIEVQIRDLILKHISNPNCIILAVTAANTDMATSEALKVAREVDPDGRRTLAVVTKLDLMDAGTDAMDVLMGRVIPVKLGLIGVVNRSQLDINNKKSVTDAIRDEHAFLQKKYPSLANRNGTKYLARTLNRLLMHHIRDCLPELKTRINVLAAQYQSLLSSYGEPVEDQSATLLQLITKFATEYCNTIEGTAKYIETAELCGGARICYIFHETFGRTLESVDPLGGLSTIDILTAIRNATGPRPSLFVPEVSFELLVKKQVKRLEEPSLRCVELVHEEMQRIIQHCSNYSTQELQRFPKLHEAIVEVVTSLLRKRLPITNEMVHNLVAIELAYINTKHPDFADACGVLNNNIEEQRRNRMRELPAAVPRDKSAGKGPAGPAVVSGEPLASGADMDGAKAPAAGPPAEQDGTGNWRGMLKKGEEAPGSGPGSPLKGAVNLLDVPVPVARKLSSREQRDCEVIERLIKSYFLIVRKNIQDSVPKAVMHFLVNHVKDSLQSELVGQLYKSGLLNDLLTESEDMAQRRKEAADMLQALQKASQVIAEIRETHLW; encoded by the exons ATGGAGGCTCTTATCCCCGTAATAAACAAGCTCCAAGATGTATTCAACACAGTGGGTGCGGATATCATACAGCTGCCACAGATAGCAGTGGTGGGGACTCAG AGCAGTGGCAAGAGCTCAGTGCTGGAAAGCCTGGTGGGCAGGGACCTGCTGCCCCGTGGGACCGGTATCGTAACCAGGCGACCTCTCATCCTCCAGCTGGTCCATGTAGATCCTGGAGATGCGAGGAAGAATGATGAAAGCG GCAGAGAAGGTGAAGAGTGGGGCAAGTTTCTGCACACGAAAAATAAG ATCTACACAGATTTTGACGAAATCAGGcaagaaattgaaaatgaaacgGAGCGAATATCAGGGAACAATAAG GGGATCAGTGATGAACCCATTCATCTGAAGATATTTTCTCCTCACGTTGTCAACCTCACGCTGGTGGATCTGCCAGGAATTACTAAG GTGCCCGTGGGTGATCAGCCTAAGGACATTGAGGTTCAGATAAGAGATCTAATCCTGAAGCACATCTCTAACCCCAACTGCATCATCCTGGCTGTCACTGCGGCGAACACCGACATGGCCACCTCGGAGGCCCTCAAGGTAGCCCGGGAGGTCGACCCTGACG GCAGGAGGACGCTGGCTGTGGTGACCAAGCTGGACCTGATGGACGCTGGCACCGACGCTATGGACGTACTGATGGGCAGAGTGATTCCTGTCAAACTCGGCCTCATCGGAGTAGTCAACAG GAGCCAGCTGGACATCAATAATAAAAAGTCTGTGACCGATGCCATTCGAGACGAACATGCTTTCCTGCAGAAGAAATACCCATCTCTCGCCAACAGAAATGGAACCAAATACCTGGCCAGAACCCTGAACAG GTTACTGATGCATCACATCCGAGACTGTCTCCCCGAGCTGAAGACACGGATCAACGTCCTGGCAGCCCAGTACCAGTCCCTGCTGAGCAGCTACGGCGAACCTGTCGAAGACCAGAGCGCCACCTTGCTCCAGCTCATCACTAAGTTCGCCACAGAATACTGCAACACCATAGAGGGCACGGCCAAGTACATCGAGACGGCAGAGCT gtgCGGTGGAGCCAGGATTTGTTACATATTCCACGAGACTTTTGGCAGAACGCTGGAGTCTGTGGATCCTCTGGGAGGACTCAGCACCATAGACATCCTGACAGCCATAAGGAATGCAACC gGCCCGCGTCCCTCCCTGTTTGTGCCCGAGGTTTCCTTCGAGCTGCTGGTGAAGAAGCAGGTGAAACGCCTGGAGGAGCCCAGTTTGCGTTGCGTGGAGCTGGTCCACGAGGAGATGCAGAGGATCATCCAGCACTGCAGCAACTACAGCACGCAG gagctgcagaggttCCCCAAGCTGCACGAGGCCATTGTGGAAGTCGTCACCTCCCTCCTGAGGAAGAGGCTGCCCATCACCAATGAGATG GTGCACAACTTGGTTGCGATAGAGCTGGCCTACATCAACACCAAACATCCAGACTTTGCAGATGCCTGCGGCGTCTTGAATAACAATATAGAG GAGCAAAGGAGAAACAGGATGAGAGAGCTGCCCGCTGCAGTGCCCAGGGATAAG TCTGCTGGCAAAGGCCCGGCTGGTCCAGCTGTGGTTTCTGGCGAGCCCCTTGCGTCTGGAGCAGACATGGACGGTGCCAAG GCCCCAGCAGCAGGGCCACCAGCCGAGCAGGACGGCACAGGTAACTGGAGGGGGATGctgaaaaaaggagaggaagccCCTGGCTCTGGACCTGGAAGCCCCCTTAAAGGAGCTGTGAACTTGCTGGATGTG cCTGTGCCAGTTGCTAGGAAGCTGTCATCACGCGAGCAGCGGGACTGTGAGGTCATTGAACGCCTCATCAAGTCTTACTTCCTCATCGTGCGCAAGAATATCCAGGACAG TGTGCCAAAGGCAGTGATGCACTTCCTGGTCAACCATGTGAAGGACAGCCTCCAGAGCGAGCTTGTTGGCCAGCTGTATAAATCTGGCCTCCTCAACGATCTGCTGACTGAATCGGAGGACATGGCCCAGCGGCGCAAGGAGGCCGCCGACATGCTACAG GCCTTACAAAAAGCCAGCCAGGTGATCGCTGAGATCAGGGAAACACATCTGTGGTGA
- the LOC143314884 gene encoding dynamin-1-like protein isoform X2, protein MEALIPVINKLQDVFNTVGADIIQLPQIAVVGTQSSGKSSVLESLVGRDLLPRGTGIVTRRPLILQLVHVDPGDARKNDESGREGEEWGKFLHTKNKIYTDFDEIRQEIENETERISGNNKGISDEPIHLKIFSPHVVNLTLVDLPGITKVPVGDQPKDIEVQIRDLILKHISNPNCIILAVTAANTDMATSEALKVAREVDPDGRRTLAVVTKLDLMDAGTDAMDVLMGRVIPVKLGLIGVVNRSQLDINNKKSVTDAIRDEHAFLQKKYPSLANRNGTKYLARTLNRLLMHHIRDCLPELKTRINVLAAQYQSLLSSYGEPVEDQSATLLQLITKFATEYCNTIEGTAKYIETAELCGGARICYIFHETFGRTLESVDPLGGLSTIDILTAIRNATGPRPSLFVPEVSFELLVKKQVKRLEEPSLRCVELVHEEMQRIIQHCSNYSTQELQRFPKLHEAIVEVVTSLLRKRLPITNEMVHNLVAIELAYINTKHPDFADACGVLNNNIEEQRRNRMRELPAAVPRDKAPAAGPPAEQDGTGNWRGMLKKGEEAPGSGPGSPLKGAVNLLDVPVPVARKLSSREQRDCEVIERLIKSYFLIVRKNIQDSVPKAVMHFLVNHVKDSLQSELVGQLYKSGLLNDLLTESEDMAQRRKEAADMLQALQKASQVIAEIRETHLW, encoded by the exons ATGGAGGCTCTTATCCCCGTAATAAACAAGCTCCAAGATGTATTCAACACAGTGGGTGCGGATATCATACAGCTGCCACAGATAGCAGTGGTGGGGACTCAG AGCAGTGGCAAGAGCTCAGTGCTGGAAAGCCTGGTGGGCAGGGACCTGCTGCCCCGTGGGACCGGTATCGTAACCAGGCGACCTCTCATCCTCCAGCTGGTCCATGTAGATCCTGGAGATGCGAGGAAGAATGATGAAAGCG GCAGAGAAGGTGAAGAGTGGGGCAAGTTTCTGCACACGAAAAATAAG ATCTACACAGATTTTGACGAAATCAGGcaagaaattgaaaatgaaacgGAGCGAATATCAGGGAACAATAAG GGGATCAGTGATGAACCCATTCATCTGAAGATATTTTCTCCTCACGTTGTCAACCTCACGCTGGTGGATCTGCCAGGAATTACTAAG GTGCCCGTGGGTGATCAGCCTAAGGACATTGAGGTTCAGATAAGAGATCTAATCCTGAAGCACATCTCTAACCCCAACTGCATCATCCTGGCTGTCACTGCGGCGAACACCGACATGGCCACCTCGGAGGCCCTCAAGGTAGCCCGGGAGGTCGACCCTGACG GCAGGAGGACGCTGGCTGTGGTGACCAAGCTGGACCTGATGGACGCTGGCACCGACGCTATGGACGTACTGATGGGCAGAGTGATTCCTGTCAAACTCGGCCTCATCGGAGTAGTCAACAG GAGCCAGCTGGACATCAATAATAAAAAGTCTGTGACCGATGCCATTCGAGACGAACATGCTTTCCTGCAGAAGAAATACCCATCTCTCGCCAACAGAAATGGAACCAAATACCTGGCCAGAACCCTGAACAG GTTACTGATGCATCACATCCGAGACTGTCTCCCCGAGCTGAAGACACGGATCAACGTCCTGGCAGCCCAGTACCAGTCCCTGCTGAGCAGCTACGGCGAACCTGTCGAAGACCAGAGCGCCACCTTGCTCCAGCTCATCACTAAGTTCGCCACAGAATACTGCAACACCATAGAGGGCACGGCCAAGTACATCGAGACGGCAGAGCT gtgCGGTGGAGCCAGGATTTGTTACATATTCCACGAGACTTTTGGCAGAACGCTGGAGTCTGTGGATCCTCTGGGAGGACTCAGCACCATAGACATCCTGACAGCCATAAGGAATGCAACC gGCCCGCGTCCCTCCCTGTTTGTGCCCGAGGTTTCCTTCGAGCTGCTGGTGAAGAAGCAGGTGAAACGCCTGGAGGAGCCCAGTTTGCGTTGCGTGGAGCTGGTCCACGAGGAGATGCAGAGGATCATCCAGCACTGCAGCAACTACAGCACGCAG gagctgcagaggttCCCCAAGCTGCACGAGGCCATTGTGGAAGTCGTCACCTCCCTCCTGAGGAAGAGGCTGCCCATCACCAATGAGATG GTGCACAACTTGGTTGCGATAGAGCTGGCCTACATCAACACCAAACATCCAGACTTTGCAGATGCCTGCGGCGTCTTGAATAACAATATAGAG GAGCAAAGGAGAAACAGGATGAGAGAGCTGCCCGCTGCAGTGCCCAGGGATAAG GCCCCAGCAGCAGGGCCACCAGCCGAGCAGGACGGCACAGGTAACTGGAGGGGGATGctgaaaaaaggagaggaagccCCTGGCTCTGGACCTGGAAGCCCCCTTAAAGGAGCTGTGAACTTGCTGGATGTG cCTGTGCCAGTTGCTAGGAAGCTGTCATCACGCGAGCAGCGGGACTGTGAGGTCATTGAACGCCTCATCAAGTCTTACTTCCTCATCGTGCGCAAGAATATCCAGGACAG TGTGCCAAAGGCAGTGATGCACTTCCTGGTCAACCATGTGAAGGACAGCCTCCAGAGCGAGCTTGTTGGCCAGCTGTATAAATCTGGCCTCCTCAACGATCTGCTGACTGAATCGGAGGACATGGCCCAGCGGCGCAAGGAGGCCGCCGACATGCTACAG GCCTTACAAAAAGCCAGCCAGGTGATCGCTGAGATCAGGGAAACACATCTGTGGTGA
- the tnnt2e gene encoding troponin T2e, cardiac isoform X1 translates to MVIDDSKPKPKAFAAPIAVPKIPEGEKVDFDDIHRKRQEKDLTELQSLIEAHFIQRKKDEEELIALVNRIEKRRAERAEQQRVRTEQERERQIRLAEEKERKEQEEARKKQDEDAKKKKALTNMTQQYGGVQQRQDGKRGAKKQTEREKKKKILAERRKPLNIDHLSEDKVKEKANELWQWLMTLEAEKFDLTEKLKRQKYDRQRKRQGQGQAEIDAHVGRSSSGKRLKVTSITLIYAFKQLNSNATAGFRHTQ, encoded by the exons ATGGTGATAGATGACTCCAAACCTAAACCAAA GGCATTTGCTGCACCGATAGCTGTGCCAAAGATaccagagggagagaaagtggaCTTTGAT GACATCCACAGGAAGCGTCAGGAGAAGGATCTGACTGAGCTGCAATCTCTGATCGAGGCCCACTTCATCCAGAGgaagaaggatgaggaggagctcATCGCTCTCGTTAACAGGATC GAGAAGCGGCGTGCTGAGAGGGCTGAACAGCAGAGGGTCCGTActgagcaggagagggagaggcagattCGTCTTGCT gaagaaaaggagaggaaggagcaggaggaggcacGAAAGAAGCAGGATGAGGAcgccaagaagaagaaggctcTGACAAACATGACTCAGCAGTATGGCGGTGTCCAACAGAGG CAAGATGGAAAGAGGGGAGcgaagaagcagacagagagggagaagaaaaagaagatccTGGCGGAGAGGAGGAAGCCTCTCAACATCGACCATCTCAGCGAGGACAAAGTGAA GGAGAAGGCCAATGAGCTGTGGCAGTGGCTGATGACCCTGGAGGCTGAGAAGTTTGACCTCACCGAGAAAttgaagagacagaaatatgaT CGCCAAAGGAAGAGGCAAGGCCAAGGGCAGGCTGAGATAGACGCACACGTCGGCAGGAGCTCTTCAGGGAAACGCCTGAAAGTGACTTCAATCACATTAATATACGCTTTTAAACAATTAAACAGCAATGCAACAGCTGGTTTTAGACATACACAATAA
- the tnnt2e gene encoding troponin T2e, cardiac isoform X2: MVIDDSKPKPKAFAAPIAVPKIPEGEKVDFDDIHRKRQEKDLTELQSLIEAHFIQRKKDEEELIALVNRIEKRRAERAEQQRVRTEQERERQIRLAEEKERKEQEEARKKQDEDAKKKKALTNMTQQYGGVQQRQDGKRGAKKQTEREKKKKILAERRKPLNIDHLSEDKVKEKANELWQWLMTLEAEKFDLTEKLKRQKYDINVLLARVKDHQSAKGRGKAKGRLR; this comes from the exons ATGGTGATAGATGACTCCAAACCTAAACCAAA GGCATTTGCTGCACCGATAGCTGTGCCAAAGATaccagagggagagaaagtggaCTTTGAT GACATCCACAGGAAGCGTCAGGAGAAGGATCTGACTGAGCTGCAATCTCTGATCGAGGCCCACTTCATCCAGAGgaagaaggatgaggaggagctcATCGCTCTCGTTAACAGGATC GAGAAGCGGCGTGCTGAGAGGGCTGAACAGCAGAGGGTCCGTActgagcaggagagggagaggcagattCGTCTTGCT gaagaaaaggagaggaaggagcaggaggaggcacGAAAGAAGCAGGATGAGGAcgccaagaagaagaaggctcTGACAAACATGACTCAGCAGTATGGCGGTGTCCAACAGAGG CAAGATGGAAAGAGGGGAGcgaagaagcagacagagagggagaagaaaaagaagatccTGGCGGAGAGGAGGAAGCCTCTCAACATCGACCATCTCAGCGAGGACAAAGTGAA GGAGAAGGCCAATGAGCTGTGGCAGTGGCTGATGACCCTGGAGGCTGAGAAGTTTGACCTCACCGAGAAAttgaagagacagaaatatgaT ATCAATGTGCTTCTGGCTCGCGTTAAGGACCACCAGAG CGCCAAAGGAAGAGGCAAGGCCAAGGGCAGGCTGAGATAG